One segment of Rhizobium sp. NXC14 DNA contains the following:
- a CDS encoding RidA family protein: MTGVRVNQFPAAAGKVENSPYQRLAALGITLPPPPPPIANFVTHVIEGNMLYLSGQGPREADGFLHAGKVGGSVGVEEAYRHARLTGINLLSVMHEALGDLSRVRRVVKLLGMVNAVPEFEDHPSVINGCSDLLIAVFGAAGEHARSAVGFGSLPGNITVEIEAIVALHC, translated from the coding sequence ATGACAGGAGTTCGCGTGAATCAGTTCCCCGCCGCCGCCGGCAAGGTCGAGAACTCGCCTTACCAACGGTTAGCCGCGCTCGGCATAACGCTGCCGCCGCCACCGCCGCCGATCGCCAATTTCGTGACGCATGTGATAGAAGGCAACATGCTCTATCTGTCAGGCCAGGGGCCGCGCGAGGCCGATGGCTTCCTGCATGCCGGCAAGGTCGGCGGCAGCGTTGGTGTCGAGGAAGCTTACCGGCATGCGCGGCTGACCGGCATCAACCTGCTTTCCGTCATGCATGAGGCGCTTGGCGATCTCTCCCGCGTCAGGCGGGTGGTCAAGCTGCTCGGCATGGTCAATGCCGTGCCCGAGTTCGAGGATCATCCGAGCGTCATCAACGGCTGCTCGGATCTGTTGATCGCCGTGTTCGGCGCAGCCGGCGAACATGCCCGCTCGGCCGTCGGCTTCGGCTCGCTGCCCGGCAATATCACCGTTGAGATCGAGGCCATCGTCGCCCTGCATTGCTGA
- a CDS encoding aminotransferase class V-fold PLP-dependent enzyme, which produces MPDDIRPSLGLRPVINVSGTMTSLGASIVVPQAIEAMTAILPHFVEINDLQRKASSVIARLTGGEAGFVTASCSAGISLAVAGAITGDNLLAIEKLPDAVPERNEVLVQMGHMVSYGAPVDQAIRLAGGKVVLVGQATSTHRFHMERAITDKTAAAVYVVSHHVVDYGLLNLKEFIEIAHARGIPVIVDAASEYDLRTFLEQGADIALYSGHKFLGGPTSGIVAGSKELVRHAFLQNMGIGRGMKVGKESIFGVMAALEAWERRDHAGIRERETGYLNLWKKTLDGRRGVTALIEPDPTNNPLDRLRLIVDPEEAHITAWDLADALAKGSPPIIVRDHEVEHRYFYLDPCNLHPGEEVIVANRLAEELDKARASNEIIATPIENRSRHRFDGLLRWPD; this is translated from the coding sequence ATGCCCGATGATATCAGACCTTCGCTCGGCCTTCGTCCCGTCATCAATGTGTCCGGCACGATGACCAGCCTCGGCGCCTCGATCGTCGTTCCGCAGGCGATCGAGGCGATGACAGCGATCCTGCCGCACTTCGTCGAAATTAACGACTTGCAGCGCAAGGCAAGCAGCGTCATCGCCCGGCTGACCGGCGGCGAGGCGGGTTTCGTCACCGCCTCCTGCTCGGCCGGAATTTCGCTTGCCGTCGCCGGCGCAATCACCGGCGACAATCTGTTGGCGATCGAGAAACTGCCGGACGCCGTGCCGGAGAGGAACGAGGTGCTGGTGCAGATGGGCCATATGGTAAGCTACGGCGCGCCGGTCGACCAGGCGATCCGGCTTGCCGGCGGCAAGGTGGTGCTTGTGGGACAGGCGACCTCGACGCATCGTTTCCACATGGAAAGGGCGATCACCGACAAGACGGCTGCTGCCGTCTATGTCGTTTCCCACCATGTCGTCGATTATGGCCTGCTGAACCTCAAGGAATTTATCGAGATCGCCCATGCCAGGGGCATTCCCGTCATCGTCGATGCGGCCTCGGAATATGACCTGAGGACCTTCCTGGAGCAGGGGGCCGATATCGCGCTCTATTCCGGCCACAAGTTTCTCGGCGGCCCGACCTCGGGCATCGTCGCCGGCAGCAAGGAACTGGTGCGGCACGCCTTCCTGCAGAATATGGGGATCGGCCGCGGCATGAAGGTCGGCAAGGAAAGTATCTTCGGCGTCATGGCGGCGCTGGAGGCGTGGGAAAGGCGCGATCATGCCGGCATCCGCGAGCGCGAGACCGGCTATCTCAATCTCTGGAAGAAGACGCTCGACGGCCGTCGGGGCGTCACCGCCCTGATCGAGCCCGACCCGACCAACAATCCGCTCGATCGGCTGCGCCTCATCGTCGATCCCGAAGAGGCGCATATCACCGCCTGGGATCTGGCCGATGCGCTCGCCAAGGGCAGTCCGCCGATCATCGTGCGCGATCATGAGGTGGAGCACCGCTATTTCTATCTCGACCCCTGCAACCTGCATCCGGGCGAGGAGGTCATCGTCGCAAACCGCCTCGCTGAGGAACTCGACAAGGCGCGCGCCTCCAACGAGATCATCGCCACACCGATCGAAAACCGCAGCCGGCACCGTTTCGACGGATTGCTGCGCTGGCCGGATTGA
- a CDS encoding ABC transporter ATP-binding protein yields MANAQALPIETLSPVLSVDRLTTSFLVDGAWKPVVRDVSFTVAPGETVAIVGESGSGKSVTSLSIMRLLQAETSRIEGRVMLGGRDLLALPEHAMRQVRGNEVAMIFQEPMTSLNPLFTIGDQISEALLCHSAMSKADARAETIRLLEKVRIPSAASRFDEYPHRFSGGMRQRVMIAMALASRPKLLIADEPTTALDVTIQGQILDLIKLLQEEEGTSVLFITHDMGVVAEIADRTVVMYRGEQVESGATADIFHRGKHPYTRALLSAVPVLGSMQGRQRPLRFPVVNTATGESDIPAEAADTVAARPVLQVKNLTKRFDIHSGLFGRLTSRVHAVENVSFDLHAGETLSLVGESGCGKSTTGRAIMRLIEPQAGSVLVEGRQVLGLDRKELREMRKSVQMIFQDPFASLNPRMTVGAAIAEPYLEHRMGNAKQAREVVADLLVKVGLSADMAARYPHEFSGGQRQRICIARALALQPKVIVADESVSALDVSIKAQVINLMLDLQQSLNLAFLFISHDMAVVERVSHRVAVMYLGEIVEIGPRAAVFENPQHPYTKKLIAAVPVPDPDRRHEKRMAANDEIKSPMRPVDYAPPIASYREVGPGHLVMAERSSGLGVA; encoded by the coding sequence ATGGCCAACGCCCAAGCCCTGCCGATCGAGACATTGAGCCCCGTTCTTTCCGTCGACCGGCTGACCACGTCCTTCCTGGTCGACGGCGCCTGGAAACCGGTCGTGCGCGACGTTTCCTTCACCGTCGCGCCCGGTGAAACTGTGGCGATCGTCGGCGAATCCGGCTCGGGCAAGAGCGTCACCTCGCTTTCGATCATGCGGCTGCTGCAGGCGGAGACGAGCCGCATCGAGGGCCGCGTCATGCTCGGCGGCCGCGACCTGCTGGCCCTGCCGGAACATGCGATGCGGCAGGTGCGCGGCAATGAGGTGGCGATGATCTTCCAGGAGCCGATGACCTCGCTCAATCCGCTCTTCACCATCGGCGATCAGATCTCCGAAGCGCTGCTCTGCCATTCCGCAATGAGCAAGGCCGATGCCAGGGCCGAGACGATCAGGCTGCTGGAAAAGGTCCGTATCCCCTCGGCCGCCTCGCGCTTCGACGAATATCCGCATCGTTTTTCCGGCGGCATGCGCCAGCGGGTGATGATCGCCATGGCGCTCGCCAGTCGGCCGAAGCTCTTGATCGCCGACGAGCCGACGACCGCACTCGACGTGACGATCCAGGGGCAGATCCTCGATCTCATCAAGCTGCTGCAGGAAGAGGAGGGGACTTCTGTTCTCTTCATCACCCATGACATGGGCGTCGTCGCCGAGATCGCCGACAGGACCGTGGTGATGTATCGCGGCGAACAGGTGGAAAGCGGCGCCACTGCCGATATCTTTCACCGCGGCAAACATCCCTACACAAGGGCGCTGTTGTCCGCCGTGCCGGTGCTCGGCTCGATGCAGGGCCGGCAGAGGCCGCTGCGCTTTCCCGTGGTTAACACCGCGACGGGCGAATCGGACATTCCCGCCGAGGCTGCCGATACGGTCGCGGCAAGGCCCGTCCTGCAGGTGAAGAACCTCACCAAGCGCTTCGACATCCATTCCGGCCTTTTCGGCCGGCTGACCAGCCGCGTGCACGCGGTCGAAAACGTCTCCTTCGATCTTCATGCCGGCGAGACGTTGTCGCTCGTCGGCGAATCCGGCTGTGGCAAATCGACGACGGGGCGAGCCATCATGCGCCTGATCGAGCCGCAGGCGGGTTCCGTTCTCGTCGAGGGCAGGCAGGTGCTCGGCCTCGACAGGAAGGAGCTGCGCGAGATGCGCAAATCCGTGCAGATGATCTTCCAGGATCCCTTCGCCAGCCTCAATCCGCGCATGACGGTGGGGGCTGCGATCGCCGAACCCTATCTCGAACACCGGATGGGCAATGCGAAACAGGCAAGGGAGGTCGTCGCCGACCTGCTGGTGAAGGTTGGCCTGTCCGCGGATATGGCGGCGCGCTACCCACATGAATTTTCCGGTGGCCAACGCCAGCGCATCTGCATCGCCCGCGCGCTTGCCTTGCAGCCGAAGGTGATCGTAGCGGACGAAAGCGTCTCGGCGCTCGACGTCTCGATCAAGGCGCAGGTCATCAACCTGATGCTGGATCTGCAGCAGAGTCTCAACCTCGCCTTCCTGTTCATCTCGCATGACATGGCGGTGGTCGAGCGCGTCAGCCACCGCGTGGCGGTGATGTATCTCGGCGAGATCGTCGAGATCGGCCCGCGCGCCGCCGTCTTCGAAAATCCGCAGCATCCCTATACCAAGAAGCTTATCGCCGCCGTGCCGGTGCCAGATCCCGACCGCCGCCACGAGAAGCGGATGGCGGCGAACGACGAGATCAAGAGCCCGATGCGCCCGGTCGACTACGCCCCTCCGATAGCCTCCTATCGCGAGGTCGGGCCGGGCCATCTGGTCATGGCCGAGCGCTCGTCCGGGCTGGGAGTTGCCTAA
- a CDS encoding bifunctional allantoicase/(S)-ureidoglycine aminohydrolase, with protein sequence MNKTEYFSTLGGLPPQTQLLSGKAVFTTAYAVIPRGVMSDIVTSLLPHWTGTRAWVLSRPLSGFSETFSQYVMEVQPGGGSDRPEPDKRAEAVLFVVEGGMTVELEGVSHALRAGSFAYLPAGSAWRLKNDGSTAAIFHWVRKAFQEVEGLEPPPAIFTHEDDHPIQAMPDTDGRWGTTRFIDPADVRYDMHVNIVTLEPGAVIPFMETHVMEHGLYVLEGKAVYRLNQDWVEVEAGDFMWLRAFCPQACYAGGPGRFRYLLYKDVNRHMKLW encoded by the coding sequence ATGAACAAGACAGAGTATTTTTCGACGCTCGGCGGCCTGCCGCCGCAGACCCAACTGCTTTCCGGTAAGGCCGTTTTCACCACGGCTTACGCGGTCATCCCCCGCGGCGTCATGAGCGATATTGTCACGAGCCTCCTTCCGCATTGGACGGGAACGCGGGCATGGGTGCTCTCACGGCCGCTTTCCGGTTTCTCCGAAACCTTCTCGCAGTATGTGATGGAAGTTCAGCCGGGCGGCGGAAGCGACCGGCCGGAGCCCGACAAACGAGCCGAAGCGGTGCTCTTCGTCGTCGAAGGCGGCATGACGGTTGAGCTCGAGGGCGTCAGCCATGCGCTGCGCGCCGGTTCCTTCGCCTATCTTCCGGCCGGCTCGGCTTGGCGCCTCAAAAATGATGGTTCGACCGCGGCGATCTTCCATTGGGTCCGGAAGGCATTCCAGGAAGTCGAGGGGCTGGAGCCGCCGCCGGCAATTTTTACGCATGAGGATGACCATCCGATCCAGGCCATGCCCGACACCGACGGCCGCTGGGGCACGACCCGCTTCATCGATCCGGCCGATGTGCGCTACGACATGCATGTCAATATCGTGACGCTGGAGCCGGGTGCGGTGATCCCCTTCATGGAAACGCACGTCATGGAGCACGGCCTCTATGTGCTGGAAGGCAAGGCGGTTTATCGCCTGAACCAGGATTGGGTCGAGGTCGAAGCCGGCGATTTCATGTGGCTGCGCGCCTTCTGCCCGCAGGCCTGCTACGCCGGCGGTCCCGGCCGCTTCCGCTACCTGCTCTACAAAGATGTCAATCGGCATATGAAGCTCTGGTAG
- a CDS encoding FadR/GntR family transcriptional regulator, with the protein MRDMDSGLSEKNEINRRNAAEAVFEDIRTAIVDQKLPLGSRLPSEVQLAERYGISRAIVREALRSLQTLGFTQTRTGRGTFIVSDSPARQLGGGAYSARDLMEARPCIEIPAAGWAALRRSGEQLARLTSLCDRMDEEEDVQKWVRMDAAFHGEIAEASGNAIFRKVVADVRGALSTQSELVEHVRGRRQRSNAEHRRILEAVAAGSEQDARAAMAEHLLEVKRSIIGITDERRTAQKA; encoded by the coding sequence ATGCGGGATATGGATTCAGGGCTGTCGGAGAAGAACGAAATCAACCGAAGAAACGCTGCCGAAGCGGTCTTCGAAGATATCCGCACGGCCATTGTGGATCAGAAACTGCCGCTCGGAAGCCGTCTTCCCTCGGAGGTGCAACTGGCCGAACGCTACGGCATCAGCCGGGCGATCGTGCGTGAAGCGCTTCGCTCCCTGCAGACGCTGGGCTTCACGCAAACCCGAACCGGCCGGGGCACCTTCATCGTTTCGGACAGCCCCGCGCGGCAGCTCGGCGGCGGCGCCTATTCCGCCCGCGACCTGATGGAAGCGCGGCCCTGCATTGAAATCCCGGCAGCCGGCTGGGCGGCATTGCGTCGTTCGGGCGAGCAGCTGGCCCGGCTGACATCCTTGTGCGACCGAATGGATGAGGAGGAGGATGTCCAGAAATGGGTGCGGATGGACGCGGCCTTTCATGGAGAAATCGCGGAGGCTTCAGGCAATGCGATCTTCCGGAAAGTCGTCGCCGATGTTCGCGGCGCGCTCTCGACGCAGTCGGAACTGGTCGAGCATGTTCGCGGGCGGCGCCAAAGGTCCAATGCGGAGCACCGCCGAATTCTGGAGGCAGTTGCTGCAGGCAGCGAGCAGGATGCGCGGGCGGCAATGGCAGAGCACCTGCTGGAGGTCAAGCGCTCCATCATCGGGATTACCGATGAAAGGCGAACTGCCCAGAAGGCATGA
- a CDS encoding FadR/GntR family transcriptional regulator gives MNDLENWLSDSATLSRKSASELVFEELRSLILSGRFAAGSKLPSEAKLAAKYGVSRPIVREALRSLQILRLTETRTGSGTYVLAAAGDGDISYGDYSARDLMEARPHVEVTAAGWAALRRNDDELCGLLGLCDEMEQEDNTEAWVQLDSEFHGLIAAASKNAVFRDIVDEVREAMAQQSGLLTVLGPRRQESNDEHRAIVEAIRAGSDIEARAAMETHLQKVEAAVNRIIGAEPR, from the coding sequence ATGAACGATCTAGAAAACTGGCTGTCCGATTCCGCGACCCTCAGTCGCAAAAGCGCCTCGGAACTTGTGTTCGAGGAATTGCGCAGCCTGATCCTTTCCGGCCGTTTCGCCGCCGGTTCGAAACTTCCGTCAGAAGCCAAGCTCGCTGCAAAATATGGCGTCAGCCGCCCGATCGTCCGGGAGGCGCTGCGCTCGCTGCAGATTTTGCGGCTGACGGAGACACGAACGGGCAGCGGCACATATGTGCTTGCGGCTGCCGGCGACGGAGACATCAGTTACGGCGATTATTCGGCGCGTGATCTCATGGAGGCGCGGCCTCACGTCGAGGTGACGGCCGCCGGCTGGGCGGCGCTGCGTCGAAACGATGACGAACTGTGCGGATTGCTTGGCCTTTGCGACGAGATGGAGCAGGAGGACAATACCGAGGCCTGGGTGCAGCTGGATTCGGAGTTTCATGGACTGATTGCTGCGGCATCGAAGAATGCCGTCTTCCGCGATATCGTCGATGAGGTTCGGGAGGCGATGGCGCAGCAATCCGGCCTTCTAACGGTGTTGGGGCCGCGGCGGCAGGAGTCGAACGACGAGCATCGCGCAATCGTCGAGGCCATCCGCGCAGGCTCGGACATCGAAGCCCGGGCCGCCATGGAAACCCATCTCCAAAAGGTGGAGGCGGCGGTCAATCGCATCATCGGCGCCGAACCGCGCTAA
- a CDS encoding amino acid permease, with amino-acid sequence MTVMESTRTEADGQIFAEEDLGYKKALKPRQIQMIAIGGAIGTGLFLGAGGRLAAAGPALVLVYALCGFFAFLVLRALGELIVHRPTSGSFVSYAREFYGEKLAFAVGWLYWLTWAMTAVADVTAVALYMNFFKAYVPWIAMIDQWVFALAALVLVLAMNLLSVKVFGELEFWFSLVKVLALVVFLLVGVYFVVTGTPIDGHAPGLNTIVDFGGMFPNGILPALVVIQGVVFAYASIELIGTAAGETENARKVMPRAIRTVVLRLVVFYVGSVLLLSLLLPYTAYKGGESPFVTFFGKIGVEGADVVMNLVVLTAVLSSLNAGLYSTGRILHSMAISGSAPAALAKMNRSGVPYGGIAVTAVVTAFGVVLNAVVPAEAFEIGLNVAALGIIAAWGVIVLCQLKLWHLSRQGKLARPEFRMFGAPYTGVLTLGFLVVVVILMALDYPVGTYTVASLLLIIPALVVGWLLMRERIHMIAAEQGDDRGGFDLA; translated from the coding sequence ATGACAGTGATGGAATCCACCAGAACCGAGGCCGATGGCCAGATTTTCGCAGAGGAGGATCTCGGTTACAAAAAGGCGCTGAAGCCGCGGCAGATCCAGATGATCGCCATCGGCGGAGCGATCGGCACCGGGCTGTTTCTGGGCGCGGGCGGACGGCTTGCCGCTGCCGGTCCGGCGCTTGTGCTGGTCTATGCCTTGTGCGGCTTTTTCGCGTTCCTCGTTCTCCGGGCGCTCGGCGAACTGATCGTGCACCGCCCGACCTCCGGTTCGTTCGTTTCCTATGCCCGTGAATTCTACGGTGAAAAGCTCGCCTTCGCGGTAGGCTGGCTCTACTGGTTGACCTGGGCGATGACGGCGGTCGCCGATGTCACCGCCGTGGCTCTCTACATGAATTTCTTCAAGGCCTACGTTCCATGGATCGCCATGATCGATCAGTGGGTCTTTGCGCTGGCGGCGCTGGTCCTCGTTCTCGCCATGAACCTTCTGTCCGTAAAGGTTTTCGGCGAACTGGAATTCTGGTTCAGCCTCGTCAAGGTTCTCGCTTTGGTCGTCTTCCTGCTTGTCGGGGTCTACTTCGTTGTGACCGGCACGCCGATCGACGGCCACGCTCCGGGGCTCAATACGATTGTCGACTTCGGCGGCATGTTCCCGAACGGAATCCTGCCCGCGCTTGTCGTGATCCAGGGCGTGGTTTTCGCCTATGCCTCGATCGAGCTGATCGGCACCGCCGCGGGCGAAACCGAAAATGCGCGCAAGGTCATGCCCCGAGCAATCCGGACGGTCGTGTTGCGTCTTGTGGTCTTTTATGTGGGCTCGGTTCTGCTGCTGTCGCTGCTGCTGCCCTATACCGCCTATAAGGGCGGCGAGAGCCCGTTCGTCACCTTCTTCGGCAAGATCGGCGTTGAAGGCGCCGATGTCGTCATGAACCTCGTCGTGTTGACCGCCGTCCTGTCGTCGCTCAATGCCGGCCTTTATTCGACCGGCCGCATCCTGCATTCCATGGCGATTTCGGGCTCGGCGCCGGCCGCCCTGGCCAAGATGAACAGATCCGGCGTGCCCTATGGCGGCATTGCAGTGACGGCTGTCGTGACCGCCTTCGGCGTCGTGCTCAACGCCGTCGTTCCGGCAGAAGCGTTCGAGATCGGCTTGAATGTCGCTGCGCTCGGCATCATCGCGGCATGGGGCGTCATTGTTCTGTGCCAGCTCAAGCTGTGGCACCTGTCGCGTCAGGGCAAGCTGGCGCGGCCCGAATTCCGGATGTTCGGCGCGCCCTACACCGGCGTGCTGACGCTCGGCTTCCTGGTGGTCGTCGTGATCCTGATGGCGCTGGATTATCCGGTCGGCACCTACACGGTCGCGTCGCTGCTGCTGATCATTCCGGCGCTGGTGGTCGGCTGGCTTCTGATGCGGGAGCGCATCCACATGATCGCGGCCGAACAAGGCGACGATCGCGGCGGTTTCGATCTGGCCTGA
- a CDS encoding asparaginase, whose translation MIPSEDFVVTDRGGIVENRHRVHAAVVDAEGRLLYALGNPTRLTLARSAAKPAQALAILETSGIERYGFDDADLALMCASHSGEERHIAQTRTMLAKIQADEADLRCGGHPSLSETVNRAWIRQDYTPTAVCSNCSGKHVGMIAGARAIGADADDYHLPDHPMQVIVKRTVAEICDLDLQDVEWGIDGCNLPTPAFPLDRLARLYAKLASAADRGEVQEGLSRRDAALARIFRAMARYPELVAGEGRYCTVLMRAFKGALIGKLGADASYAIGVRASEDTRRLGTDGALGISVKIEDGNIEILYAVVTEILDQLGIGSPELREQLATFHHPKRVNTMGVATGGVSFPFTLRGSKPDGEDSRPGASAR comes from the coding sequence ATGATCCCGAGTGAGGATTTCGTCGTCACCGACCGTGGCGGCATCGTCGAGAACCGTCACCGCGTCCATGCGGCGGTCGTCGATGCAGAAGGCCGGCTGCTTTATGCGCTGGGAAACCCGACGCGCCTGACGCTTGCCCGGTCTGCCGCCAAGCCGGCCCAGGCGCTCGCCATCCTGGAAACGAGCGGGATCGAGCGTTACGGCTTCGATGATGCCGATCTGGCGCTGATGTGTGCTTCCCACAGCGGCGAAGAGCGGCACATCGCGCAGACGCGGACCATGCTGGCGAAGATCCAGGCCGACGAGGCCGATCTTCGTTGCGGCGGCCATCCTTCCTTGTCCGAAACCGTGAACCGCGCCTGGATCAGGCAGGATTATACGCCGACGGCGGTCTGCAGCAACTGTTCGGGAAAACACGTTGGAATGATTGCAGGCGCCCGGGCCATCGGCGCGGACGCCGACGACTATCACCTGCCGGATCATCCGATGCAGGTGATCGTGAAGCGTACGGTCGCCGAGATCTGCGATCTGGACCTGCAGGATGTCGAGTGGGGGATCGACGGATGCAATCTGCCGACGCCCGCCTTTCCGTTGGACCGTCTGGCGCGCCTCTATGCCAAGCTTGCTTCGGCCGCGGATCGGGGCGAGGTGCAGGAGGGTTTGTCGAGGCGAGACGCAGCGCTGGCGCGCATTTTCCGGGCGATGGCGCGATACCCTGAACTGGTCGCGGGCGAGGGGCGCTATTGCACGGTGTTGATGCGCGCGTTCAAGGGCGCGCTGATCGGCAAGCTCGGCGCCGATGCCAGTTACGCAATCGGTGTGCGCGCCTCGGAGGACACCAGGCGATTGGGAACCGATGGGGCGCTCGGCATCTCGGTCAAGATCGAGGATGGCAACATCGAAATCCTCTACGCTGTCGTGACGGAAATCCTCGACCAGCTGGGCATCGGTTCGCCGGAACTGCGCGAGCAGCTTGCGACCTTCCATCACCCCAAGCGCGTGAACACGATGGGTGTCGCGACCGGCGGTGTCTCCTTTCCGTTCACGCTGCGCGGATCGAAGCCGGACGGAGAGGATTCCCGTCCTGGGGCTTCGGCCCGATGA
- the aspA gene encoding aspartate ammonia-lyase, whose protein sequence is MTISDIAKIRVEHDLIGDRDVPASAYYGVHTLRAVENFPITGQTLRESADLIASLAAIKQAAAQANASLGLLDRARADAIIAACVEIRDGALHEHFVVDLIQGGAGTSTNMNANEVIANRALEIMGYDRGDYQHLHPNEHVNLSQSTNDVYPTALKLAAWIGVHRLVDAMAVLRRSFEAKAVEFADVLKMGRTQLQDAVPMTLGQEFGTYALMLAEDEARLAEAVSLIREINLGATAIGTGITAHPQYAALVRERLSDIVGVDLVTSPDLVEATQDCGSFVQLSGVLKRVAVKLSKTCNDLRLLSSGPRAGLNEINLPARQAGSSIMPGKVNPVIPEVVNQVAFEVIGNDVTITMAAEAGQLQLNAFEPVIFYSLYRSLSHLTNACLTLEANCIQGITANRDRLRQTVEQSIGIVTALNPYIGYRNATEVALEAHHSGRGVYEIILERGLMQKEHLDAVLRPETLTRPSERLSFS, encoded by the coding sequence ATGACTATCTCCGATATTGCGAAAATCCGCGTCGAGCATGACCTGATAGGCGATCGCGACGTGCCGGCCTCGGCCTATTATGGCGTACATACGCTGCGTGCGGTGGAGAATTTCCCGATTACCGGTCAGACCCTGCGTGAATCGGCGGATCTGATTGCGTCGCTCGCCGCGATCAAGCAGGCAGCGGCTCAGGCCAATGCAAGCCTCGGCCTTCTCGATCGGGCACGCGCCGACGCCATCATCGCCGCCTGTGTCGAGATTCGCGACGGCGCGCTGCACGAGCACTTTGTCGTCGATCTCATTCAGGGCGGCGCCGGCACCTCGACCAACATGAATGCCAACGAGGTGATTGCGAACCGGGCGCTTGAAATCATGGGTTATGACAGGGGCGATTACCAGCACCTGCATCCGAACGAGCATGTCAATCTCTCGCAATCCACCAACGACGTCTATCCGACGGCGCTGAAGCTCGCCGCCTGGATCGGCGTTCACCGTCTGGTCGATGCCATGGCCGTCCTGCGCCGGTCGTTCGAGGCCAAGGCGGTCGAGTTCGCCGACGTCCTCAAGATGGGCCGCACCCAATTGCAGGACGCTGTGCCGATGACGCTCGGACAGGAATTCGGGACCTACGCGCTGATGCTCGCGGAGGACGAGGCGCGCCTTGCCGAAGCCGTCTCGCTGATCCGCGAGATCAACCTCGGCGCCACGGCTATCGGCACCGGCATCACCGCCCATCCCCAATATGCGGCGCTGGTGCGCGAGCGCCTGTCCGATATCGTCGGCGTCGATCTGGTGACCTCACCGGATCTGGTGGAGGCGACGCAGGATTGCGGATCCTTCGTGCAGCTGTCGGGCGTGCTCAAACGCGTGGCGGTCAAGCTGTCCAAAACCTGCAACGACCTGCGGCTTTTGTCTTCGGGGCCGCGTGCGGGCCTGAACGAGATCAATCTGCCGGCGCGCCAGGCCGGCTCGTCGATCATGCCGGGCAAGGTCAACCCGGTCATCCCGGAAGTCGTCAACCAGGTCGCTTTCGAGGTGATCGGCAACGACGTGACGATCACCATGGCCGCGGAAGCCGGCCAGCTTCAGCTGAACGCCTTCGAGCCGGTGATCTTCTACAGTCTCTACCGCAGTCTTAGCCACCTGACCAATGCCTGCCTGACGCTCGAAGCCAATTGCATTCAAGGCATAACCGCCAACCGTGACCGGCTGCGCCAGACAGTCGAGCAGTCGATCGGCATCGTGACGGCGTTGAACCCCTATATCGGCTATCGCAATGCCACGGAGGTCGCGCTGGAGGCGCATCATTCGGGCCGTGGGGTCTACGAAATCATTCTCGAGCGCGGCCTGATGCAGAAGGAGCATCTCGATGCGGTCTTGCGCCCGGAAACGCTGACCCGGCCGAGCGAGAGGCTTTCCTTCTCGTAG